Proteins encoded by one window of Aliivibrio wodanis:
- the recN gene encoding DNA repair protein RecN, with amino-acid sequence MLAHIKITHFAIVKSLELDLTKGMTTITGETGAGKSIAIDALGLCLGDRAEASMVRQGEEKAEITVLFTLENNLNAKRWLEDNELYDGNECILRRVITKEGRSRGFINGSPVPATQLKTLGHLLINIHGQHAHHELMKPEYQLNMLDQYAGHVSLLNKTRSRYQAWRQADNSLKQLIKNSLQNEAQKQLIEYQIKELNELALGEEEFAQLEEEHTRLSNSGDLVEHCQQAISILYEGDDVNALQQLQHANNHLQQLGQLDPQLAPLSEMLNEAMIQVEEANHELKNYLDCIDVDPAQIAFVEERFSKVMSMAKKHHVLADELYEHHQQLLAEYDRLDCSDEKREQREQEVEELKQHFLEAAHKLTKSRQRYAKELNNKITESMQTLSMEKAVFDIQIESDGVNKISPLGIDTLCFKVSTNPGQPLHPIAKVASGGELSRISLAIQVITAQKVDTPSLIFDEVDVGISGPTAAVVGKMLRTLGESTQVLCVTHLPQVAGCGHNQLFVAKHTDSGKTETQMRALSTEERIEELARLLGGTQITDHTLANAKELLNAA; translated from the coding sequence ATGTTGGCACATATCAAAATTACTCATTTCGCAATTGTAAAATCATTAGAGCTTGATTTAACCAAAGGCATGACCACCATTACTGGTGAGACTGGCGCAGGTAAATCTATTGCAATTGATGCTCTTGGTTTATGTTTAGGTGATCGCGCTGAAGCTTCTATGGTTCGCCAAGGAGAAGAGAAAGCAGAAATCACCGTACTCTTCACATTAGAAAATAACCTTAATGCCAAGCGTTGGTTAGAAGATAATGAACTCTATGATGGTAATGAATGTATTTTACGCCGAGTCATTACTAAAGAAGGCCGTTCTCGCGGCTTTATTAATGGTAGCCCTGTTCCTGCAACACAGCTTAAAACATTAGGTCATTTATTAATTAATATTCATGGCCAACATGCACACCATGAATTAATGAAACCTGAATATCAGTTAAATATGCTTGATCAATACGCAGGGCACGTTTCCCTACTAAATAAAACACGTAGCCGCTATCAAGCATGGCGACAAGCTGATAATTCTTTAAAACAACTCATCAAGAACAGTCTGCAAAATGAAGCACAAAAGCAATTAATCGAATATCAAATAAAAGAACTAAATGAATTAGCTCTAGGCGAAGAAGAGTTTGCACAGTTAGAAGAAGAGCATACACGCCTGTCTAACTCTGGTGATTTAGTTGAGCACTGTCAACAAGCTATTTCTATACTTTATGAAGGTGACGACGTTAATGCATTACAGCAACTTCAACATGCAAATAACCACCTTCAGCAACTGGGTCAGCTAGACCCTCAACTGGCTCCTTTATCTGAAATGCTTAATGAAGCGATGATTCAAGTTGAAGAAGCAAATCATGAGCTTAAAAATTATTTAGATTGTATTGATGTTGATCCTGCACAAATAGCCTTTGTTGAAGAACGATTCAGCAAAGTCATGTCGATGGCAAAGAAACACCACGTACTTGCTGATGAATTGTATGAACACCATCAACAACTATTAGCTGAATACGATCGCCTTGATTGTTCAGATGAAAAACGTGAACAACGCGAGCAAGAAGTTGAAGAGCTAAAACAGCACTTCTTAGAAGCCGCCCATAAACTGACTAAGAGTCGCCAGCGTTACGCCAAAGAGCTAAACAATAAAATAACCGAAAGCATGCAAACATTAAGCATGGAAAAAGCGGTATTCGATATTCAGATTGAAAGTGATGGCGTTAATAAAATATCACCACTTGGAATTGATACTCTTTGCTTTAAAGTCTCAACCAACCCAGGCCAACCATTACACCCAATTGCAAAAGTTGCCTCTGGTGGTGAGTTATCTCGTATCTCTTTAGCGATTCAAGTAATTACGGCTCAGAAAGTAGATACACCAAGCCTTATTTTTGATGAAGTAGATGTGGGTATTAGTGGACCAACCGCTGCTGTAGTAGGAAAAATGCTACGCACTCTTGGAGAATCGACTCAAGTATTATGTGTTACGCATTTACCTCAAGTAGCAGGTTGTGGGCATAACCAATTATTTGTTGCTAAGCATACCGACTCAGGAAAAACAGAAACTCAAATGCGAGCATTAAGCACTGAAGAGCGCATTGAAGAGCTAGCCCGTTTATTAGGTGGTACACAAATAACAGACCATACTTTAGCTAATGCAAAAGAGCTACTAAATGCAGCTTAA
- the smpA gene encoding lipoprotein, small protein A, whose amino-acid sequence MQFKKWIIALPLAVGLLGGCSLLEPLVYRIDIAQGNYVEQEAVDKLRFGMTKKQVQFVMGSPMLVESGYPNTWYYIYNFTKGHNDSIQKDLVVHFDDNGNLINIVGDFPMSDSFFEEM is encoded by the coding sequence ATGCAATTCAAAAAATGGATCATTGCTCTACCCCTTGCTGTAGGGCTTTTGGGTGGTTGCTCGCTATTAGAACCATTGGTATATCGAATCGATATAGCCCAAGGTAACTACGTCGAACAGGAAGCCGTCGATAAACTGCGATTTGGCATGACAAAAAAACAAGTACAGTTTGTTATGGGATCACCAATGCTTGTTGAGTCAGGATACCCAAATACTTGGTATTATATTTATAATTTCACAAAAGGGCATAATGACTCAATTCAAAAGGACTTAGTTGTTCATTTTGACGATAACGGAAACCTTATCAACATTGTTGGTGATTTCCCAATGAGTGATAGCTTCTTCGAAGAGATGTAA
- the smpB gene encoding SsrA (tmRNA)-binding protein (small protein B) gives MAKKKSKDKAGSNTIAMNKQARHEYFIEDEIEAGVELQGWEVKSLRSGKVNIAESYVYVRDGEIFISGMNITPLQAASTHVIANPTRIRKLLMSRKEIDNLIGRVNREGMTLVATTMYWVRSWAKIKVGVAKGKKLHDKRTDSKEKDWNRDKARIMKSSLR, from the coding sequence ATGGCAAAGAAAAAATCTAAAGATAAAGCGGGCAGTAATACCATTGCTATGAACAAGCAAGCTCGCCACGAATATTTCATTGAAGATGAAATCGAAGCTGGGGTTGAACTCCAAGGCTGGGAAGTTAAATCTCTTCGTTCTGGTAAAGTGAATATCGCGGAAAGCTACGTTTATGTTCGCGATGGTGAAATTTTTATTAGTGGTATGAATATTACCCCACTACAAGCAGCGTCTACTCATGTTATTGCGAATCCAACACGTATTCGTAAATTACTGATGAGCCGTAAAGAAATTGATAACCTTATTGGCCGTGTAAACCGTGAAGGTATGACACTAGTAGCAACAACAATGTATTGGGTTCGCTCTTGGGCAAAGATCAAAGTTGGCGTAGCTAAAGGTAAAAAACTGCACGATAAACGTACAGATTCAAAAGAAAAAGACTGGAACCGAGATAAAGCACGAATTATGAAGAGTAGTTTGCGTTAA